The genomic segment CCGCGATGGTCGAGCACCACGGCTTCGCCGTCGAGCCAGCCGCTTTCGATGTCGAGCCGCTCCAGCGCCTTCACCTGCTTCGAAAACTTCGCGGTCCAGTCGTTGCCGTTGCGCGTATGAATGCGAATCTCGCGCTTGCCCTTGATCGTTTCGATACGCACCAGCACGCGATAGCCGTCGAACTTGATTTCGTAGGCCCAGTCGTCGCCGGGCGGGGCGGCATCGACGAGCGTCGCGAGCTGCGGCTCGAACGTCGCCGGCAGCTTCGCCTTGCGCGCGCCCTCGATCGCCGGTTCGTGCGACAAGGTGCGCAACGACTCGGCGCTCCGATTCGCAACGATGTCCGGATGCGCGTGTCCATTGCCTTTCGTGCTGACCGTCTTGCGCGCCGGCGCTTTTTTCGCGCTGGCTTTGCGCTCGGTCCGCCCGCGCACGGCACCGCTCTTGTCGCGCGCGCCAAGTGATGTCGACAGCACGCTGCCGGGCTTCTTCAAGAGGATGTCGTATTCGGTCTCGGGCCGCGCTGCGTCGTCGCGTTCCTTGATGAGCAGCCACTGCTCCTTGTCGCCGCTGCCGCGCATGTGGCTCTTCACGAGCGTCCAGCCGCCATGCAGCTTTTCGCCGTCGAGCGTGAACTTGAGCTTGCCTTTCTCGTACTCGCGTGCAGCTTCATCGACGCTGCCCGACTGCGGCGCCCACGTTCCGCGATCCCACACGATGACGCTGCCCGCGCCGTAGTTGCCCTCGGGAATCTCGCCTTCGAACGAACCGTAATCCAGCGGATGATCCTCGACATGAACCGCAAGCCGCTTCACCGATGGATCGAGGCTCGGGCCTTTCGGCACCGCCCACGACTTGAGCGTGCCATCGAGTTCGAGACGGAAGTCGTAATGCAGACGACGCGCATCGTGTTCCTGGATCACGAACGACAACGCGCGCTTCGCCGATTTCTTCGCGCGCGCGCTGCGCTTCGCGGCAGCGCCGGACGGTTCCGGCGTCTTGTCGAAGCTGCGTTTGCGCTGATAGGTTGCGAGTTTCTCAGCCATCGTCGTCTAGCCGTTATGTCAGACGCTCATGCGCGCTTGCGGCGAGCGGCAGTCTTGCGTGCCGGACGCGCGGGTGCTTCGTCGTCGTCCTTCGCCTGCGCGGCCTTGCCCGCGCGCTTCGCCGTGCCGCCCGTCTTCAGACTGCGCTTGAGCAGTTCCGAAAGATCGAGAATCTCGGCGGACGGCTTCTGCTCGCCGCCTTCGTCGATCTTCGTCACTTCGGCGACCTTGCCATCCTTCACCTTCTTCTCGACGAGCGCCATGATGTCGTCCCGGAAGGTGTCGTGATACTTGGCGGGGTCCCAACTGTCGCTCATGTCTTCGATAAGACGCTTCGCCATTCCCAGTTCTTTCGGCGTGACGCCGGCCTTCTTCGTGTCCTCGTCGGGAAACTTGAATTCGCTGAAGTCGCGAACTTCGTCGCCCCAGCGCAAGGTGTTGAGCGCGAGCGCGGGACCGACGGGAATCAGCGCCGCCAGATGCTGCTTGTTGTGCAACACGACGCTCGCGATGCCGACCTTGCCCGTATCCTTCAGCGCGTCGCGCAGGAGCGCATAGACTTTCTCGCCCTTGCGATCCGGTGCGAGGTAGTAAGGCGTGTCGAGCGACAGGAACGAGATTTCGGGCGCCTCGACGAAAGCGAGAATGTCGACCGTCTGCGTCGATTCGGGATTGGCCGCGCGAATCTCGGCGTCGGACATCACCACGTACTTGCCCTTCTCGTACTCGAAGCCGCGCACGATGTTCTCGCGCGTGACTTCCTTTCCCGTGCTCTTGTTGATCTGCTTGTAGCCGATCGGATCCATCGAGCGCTTGTCGAGCAGGTTGAAGCCGACCTTCTCCGACTGCGTCGCCGGATAGAGTTGCACGGGCACGTGGACCAGCCCGAAGCTGATCGCGCCTTTCCAGATCATGTGCGGCATCGCGGCACCTTCGAAGCGTTGTTGACGCGCGTGCGATTGCGGCGCGGTATCGGAGGGAATCGCACGAAGCGTGCCAAGCATGATTGCGCGTAGCGATGCGCGCCGCGCCTGAAGCCATGCGCGAATGCGTGGCAAGGCATGGCCACGCATCTGTAAGCTTTACTGACGAGGCATGGCGCGCCGCCGCCTTAAAGGCGTTCGAGAGAAAGGACGGTTAGTTGCGAACGAAACTTAGAAAAAACGCGCCGGTGCAAACCGGCGCGCATGTGACAACACTTACTTTCGGCTCGCCGTGACGGTCAGTTGTGTACCGTCGTCGAGCGTGATGGTTTTCTTCGAACCGGTCGCGGTCGGCATCGTGAAGCGGACGATCTGACTGAGGCGGTTATCGACCGGACACTGGAGCGTCTTGCCGCCTACAGTCACTTTGCTGGTGCCCTTCGGCGCATAGGCGCGAAAGCTGATCTGGACATTCGCCGATCCGTTGTCGCCGACCATCGGCGCGAAGCGGATCTGCACCTGCCGCACCGCCTGTCCGTCCGCGCTCTTGGGCACCGACGCCGCCTGCGGACAGCCATCCGGCACCGGCTGCGCGCCGCTCGCGGCGGTGCCCTGCCAGGTGAAGTCGTCGGTCTGGCCCGAGCGAATGGTGCGGGTCTCCTGCTCGTTGCCGAAATTCTTCGACGCCATCTTGACCGTGTACTTGATGGGGCCGTCATTGGGCGCTTCGGAGAGAACCTTGATGCCTGGCGTCGCCTGGGCGGTCGCGGCGAACATCGCGAGCGCGGCGACGGAAACGATGCGACGAACGATCAAACGACGATTCATGCCGCCACCTCCGTATCGAGCGCTTTTAGGAAAGGCCGGCGCGGCGAAGCGCCAGCGTACTGCAGGGCCGATCCAGTCTAGCGCTCCGCATGCCGGGTCATCCTAGTGGAAAACCCGCGTGCGGCGCGATCCCGATGACGTTCGTCAACGCGCGATCAGAAGCCGGTCAGCACCAGCTTGCCGACCGTGCGCCCTTCTTCCAGCAGGCGATGCGCCTCGCGCAGATTCGCCGCATCGATCTTGCCTAGATTCTTGCCGAGCGTCGTGCGGATCGTGCCTGCGTCGATCAGCCGCGCCACTTCGGAAAGCAGCTTGTGCTGCTCGATCATGTCGGGCGTCTTGAACATCGCGCGCGTGAACATGAACTCCCAGTGAAACGCAGCGCTCTTCGATTTCAGCAATTCGACCGCGATCGGCTTCGCATTCTCGACGATCGTCGCGATGCCGCCTTGCGGCTTGACGACTTCGGCGGCGGCGGGGAAATGCCGGTCGGTGTCGTTGAAGATCAGCACGTAATCGACCTGCGCAAAGCCGATGTCCTTCATCTGCTTCGGAATGTCTTCGAAGTGATTGACGATGTGATCCGCGCCGAGGTCCTCGGCCCATTGCGCCGATTCCGGCCGCGACGCCGTGGCGATCACCTGGAGCTTCGCGACGCGCTTGGCGAGTTGAATGCCGATGGAACCCACGCCGCCCGCCCCGCCGATGATCAGCACCGACTTGCCCGCGTCCTTGCCTTCCGCCGACACGCGCAGCCGGTCGAATAACGCTTCCCACGCGGTGATGGTGGTGAGCGGCAGCGCCGCCGCGCAGGTGAAATCGAGCGTTTTCGGCTTCGCGCCGACGATGCGCTCGTCGATCAGATGGAACTCGCTGTTCGCGCCTTGCCGCGTGATGTCGCCCGCGTAGAAGACCGGATCGCCGACCTTGAAGAGCGACGCCTCGGGCCCGACGGCAGCCACCACGCCCGCCGCGTCCCAGCCGAGCACGCGCGGGGTTTCCTCGATCTTGTCCTTCGGCGCGCGCACTTTCGTATCGACGGGATTGACGGCGATCGCCTCGATTTTCACGAGCAGGTCGCGGCCGGTGGGCGCGGGTTTGTCGAGTTCGATGTCGATGAGCGATTCGGGATGGGAAATCGGTAGGTAGCGCGTCAGACCAATGGCTTTCATGTTTCTGCTCCGTCGAAGGTGGATTTGCTTCGATCTTAATGCGCGTCCGGCATCTCGAAAACAGTCATAATCGCTGAAACATTTTTCGGGAAATCCATCGAATGGCGAGCGATCTTTCGGCGGAAAGCGCACCGCGCGAGCGGCTCGATCTGCTCGATGTCGGACTGTTCATGCGCGCGGCGGCGCTGGCGAATCTGTCGTCGGCGGCGCGCGAGTTCGGCTTGTCGCCGGCGGTGGCGAGCGCGCGCATCGCGGCGCTGGAGCGCATGCTCGGCACGCGGCTTCTGCATCGCACGACGCGGCGCGTCTCGGTCACGCAGGAAGGCGAGATTTTCGCGGCGCATGCGCGCGAACTGCTCGATGCCGCCGACGCCGCGCGTGCGTCGGTCGGGCGTGCGCGCGAACATCCGCATGGCCGCCTGCGCGTGACAATGCCCTCGTCACTCGGCCGCCAGCACATTTCACCGCTGATTCCCGCGTTTTTGCGCGCGTATCCCGGCGTGAGCGTGGAATTGCGCATGACCGATCAGATCGTCGATCTCGTCGATGAAGGCATCGACCTCGCGATCCGCATCGGCGCGCTGAAGGATTCGACGCTCATCGCCCGGAAACTCGCGAGCAACCGGCGTGTGCTGTGCGCGTCGCCTGAGTATCTCGCCGCGCACGGCACGCCGCGACATCCCGCCGATCTCGTCGAGCACGAATGCGTGATCCTCGCCGATCAGCGCGACTGGAGTTTCGTGACGCCGACTGGCGTGATCGAGGTGCGCGTGTCGGGGCGGCTCGTCACGGACAATGGCGAAGTGATCCGCGATGCGCTCGCGGCGGGCATCGGCATCGGGCTGAAATCGACGTGGAGCGTCGCGCCGCTGCTGGCGAGCGGCGAACTCGTCACCGTGCTCGACGATTACCCGCTCGCGCAGACCGTGGCGATCTGGGCCGTGTATCCGAGCCGCGCGTTCGTGCCCCCGAAAACGCTCGCGTTCATCGACTTTCTGAGCGAGCGCTTCGGAGAGCCGCCCTACTGGGACCTCGATCCGGCGCGCGTGCAGCGCTGAAGGTTCTTTACAATGGCGGTTTCGCCTTCACGCGCTTCCACCTTCGATGAACCTCGTCATCCAAAGTCTCGCCCCGATTTCCGATTCGCATCTGCGGCCGCTGGCTGCGCTCGCCCGCTCGCACGAGACCCGGCGCGTCGACGACACGCTCCTGCGCCTGATCGACGCCGATCCGCTCCAGCGCCCCGATATCGACGCATATTGCGGCGCGCATGCGCTCGATTACGCCTACATCGCACCGCACGCGAAACTCGCCGATTTCGGCCTCGTCGCGATGGACATGGACTCGACGCTCATCACGATCGAATGCATCGACGAGATCGCGGACTTTTGCGGACTGAAGGCCGAGGTCGCGGCGATCACGGAAGCATCGATGCGCGGCGAGATCAAGGACTTCAACGAGAGCCTCACGCGCCGAGTCGCGCTGCTGAAGGGTCTCGACGCGAGCGCGCTGGAACGCGTCTACGAGGAGCGCCTCAGGCTTTCGCCGGGTGCGGAACGCATGCTCGAAGGCGCGCGCGCCGCGGGACTGAAGACGCTGCTCGTGTCGGGCGGGTTTACGTTCTTCACCGAGCGTCTGAAGGCGCGCGTCGGGCTCGACTACACGCGCGCGAACACGCTCGAAATCGTCGATGGGAAGCTGACCGGGAAGGTCGTCGGGGATATCGTGAACGCGGAGGAAAAAGCGCGTACGCTGGTCGAGACATGCGCGAAGATCGGCATCGATCCGAAACGCGCCATCGCCATGGGCGACGGCTCGAACGATCTGAAGATGATGGCCGAAGCGGGT from the Caballeronia sp. NK8 genome contains:
- a CDS encoding LysR family transcriptional regulator, encoding MASDLSAESAPRERLDLLDVGLFMRAAALANLSSAAREFGLSPAVASARIAALERMLGTRLLHRTTRRVSVTQEGEIFAAHARELLDAADAARASVGRAREHPHGRLRVTMPSSLGRQHISPLIPAFLRAYPGVSVELRMTDQIVDLVDEGIDLAIRIGALKDSTLIARKLASNRRVLCASPEYLAAHGTPRHPADLVEHECVILADQRDWSFVTPTGVIEVRVSGRLVTDNGEVIRDALAAGIGIGLKSTWSVAPLLASGELVTVLDDYPLAQTVAIWAVYPSRAFVPPKTLAFIDFLSERFGEPPYWDLDPARVQR
- a CDS encoding Ku protein, with product MPHMIWKGAISFGLVHVPVQLYPATQSEKVGFNLLDKRSMDPIGYKQINKSTGKEVTRENIVRGFEYEKGKYVVMSDAEIRAANPESTQTVDILAFVEAPEISFLSLDTPYYLAPDRKGEKVYALLRDALKDTGKVGIASVVLHNKQHLAALIPVGPALALNTLRWGDEVRDFSEFKFPDEDTKKAGVTPKELGMAKRLIEDMSDSWDPAKYHDTFRDDIMALVEKKVKDGKVAEVTKIDEGGEQKPSAEILDLSELLKRSLKTGGTAKRAGKAAQAKDDDEAPARPARKTAARRKRA
- a CDS encoding DUF6013 family protein; this encodes MNRRLIVRRIVSVAALAMFAATAQATPGIKVLSEAPNDGPIKYTVKMASKNFGNEQETRTIRSGQTDDFTWQGTAASGAQPVPDGCPQAASVPKSADGQAVRQVQIRFAPMVGDNGSANVQISFRAYAPKGTSKVTVGGKTLQCPVDNRLSQIVRFTMPTATGSKKTITLDDGTQLTVTASRK
- the serB gene encoding phosphoserine phosphatase SerB, whose product is MNLVIQSLAPISDSHLRPLAALARSHETRRVDDTLLRLIDADPLQRPDIDAYCGAHALDYAYIAPHAKLADFGLVAMDMDSTLITIECIDEIADFCGLKAEVAAITEASMRGEIKDFNESLTRRVALLKGLDASALERVYEERLRLSPGAERMLEGARAAGLKTLLVSGGFTFFTERLKARVGLDYTRANTLEIVDGKLTGKVVGDIVNAEEKARTLVETCAKIGIDPKRAIAMGDGSNDLKMMAEAGLSVAFRAKPVVRQSASVAFNFVGLDGLLRLF
- a CDS encoding zinc-binding alcohol dehydrogenase family protein, producing the protein MKAIGLTRYLPISHPESLIDIELDKPAPTGRDLLVKIEAIAVNPVDTKVRAPKDKIEETPRVLGWDAAGVVAAVGPEASLFKVGDPVFYAGDITRQGANSEFHLIDERIVGAKPKTLDFTCAAALPLTTITAWEALFDRLRVSAEGKDAGKSVLIIGGAGGVGSIGIQLAKRVAKLQVIATASRPESAQWAEDLGADHIVNHFEDIPKQMKDIGFAQVDYVLIFNDTDRHFPAAAEVVKPQGGIATIVENAKPIAVELLKSKSAAFHWEFMFTRAMFKTPDMIEQHKLLSEVARLIDAGTIRTTLGKNLGKIDAANLREAHRLLEEGRTVGKLVLTGF